A DNA window from Impatiens glandulifera chromosome 7, dImpGla2.1, whole genome shotgun sequence contains the following coding sequences:
- the LOC124910227 gene encoding uncharacterized protein LOC124910227 has translation MVVALGPGKFYGSSLPRPRFYTDVKFNDERVDPPAPMLDPFLSWANDAHWSMGGLNFKRVRLQGRIEGNIKRLRAQREKFKKKKSQLVDSPSPIVDRSIADSSSKVPSPPPAPIANKRRRRLVAAIEEDEEQEIENIVDVFSTKKRVLARKLDDEFDRVATDGHVERSRMKRPQLDLNTVPMRRTRNKRSEIENVKDANEKNPARVTRGSSSSPETATRSSPRFLKRGLTKARFA, from the coding sequence ATGGTGGTAGCTCTCGGTCCCGGCAAGTTTTACGGCAGCAGCTTACCAAGACCTAGGTTCTACACTGACGTTAAATTCAACGATGAACGAGTCGACCCCCCTGCGCCAATGCTTGATCCGTTCTTGTCTTGGGCTAATGACGCCCACTGGTCGATGGGAGGTCTTAATTTCAAGCGTGTCCGTCTTCAAGGCCGAATCGAAGGCAACATCAAGCGCCTTCGAGCACAGCGGGAGAagttcaagaagaagaaatctcAGCTAGTTGATTCACCTTCACCAATTGTCGATAGATCCATTGCTGATTCATCTTCCAAAGTTCCCTCCCCTCCTCCTGCTCCCATTGCCAACAAGCGTCGTCGTCGTCTAGTGGCTGCGATtgaggaagatgaagaacagGAGATTGAAAACATCGTTGATGTCTTTTCCACCAAGAAGCGGGTGCTAGCAAGGAAGCTTGATGATGAATTTGATCGGGTGGCAACTGATGGCCATGTGGAGAGAAGCCGTATGAAGAGGCCTCAACTGGATCTGAATACTGTGCCGATGAGGAGGACTAGAAATAAGAGATCTGAGATAGAGAATGTCAAAGATGCTAATGAGAAGAACCCTGCTAGGGTTACAAGAGGTTCATCTTCAAGTCCTGAAACTGCAACAAGAAGCTCTCCAAGGTTCTTAAAACGTGGTTTGACCAAAGCCCGTTTTGCATAG
- the LOC124910226 gene encoding mannan endo-1,4-beta-mannosidase 2-like, with translation MVKQSRKKMVGGNGMMIYPVLGFASCIALVYMSFGDIMVVNLQRGEESLLSFVKRNGTHLMVDGKVFYVNGWNSYWLMDQAVDHFSRPRVREILQNGAKMGLTVCRTWAFNDGAYNALQFFPGRFDERVFKALDHVIYEAGRQKIRLLLSLVNNLNAYGGKSQYVKWAWEEGVGLSSSNDSFFFDPSIRHYFKSYIKALLTRRNTITGIEYRNDPTIFAWELMNEPRCISDPSGDSLQDWIEEMSMFVKSIDNNHLLTVGLEGFYGPKSQKGPIINPGPWAAELGSDFIRNSKLSTIDFTSVHIYPDQWFHFKLEFEEKLKYVSKWMISHIEDGDKELKKPVMFTEFGLSNLNKNFRHPDRERFYKTVLDIVYKSALEKKSGAGAFAWQFLVAGMKEYNDDFGFVPAETPYASRLMTEHSCRLASIQGILSSQKDNLKNVCSVRQ, from the exons ATGGTTAAACaatcaagaaagaaaatggTGGGAGGAAATGGGATGATGATTTATCCAGTTCTAGGATTTGCATCATGTATTGCTTTAGTTTACATGTCATTTGGTGATATAATGGTGGTGAATCTTCAAAGAGGAGAAGAAAGCTTGTTGAGTTTTGTGAAGAGGAATGGAACTCACTTAATGGTTGATGGTAAAGTGTTCTATGTAAATGGGTGGAATTCATACTGGTTGATGGACCAAGCTGTGGATCATTTTTCCAGACCTAGAGTTAGAGAGATACTTCAAAATGGTGCAAAGATGGGATTAACCGTTTGTAGAACTTGGGCTTTCAATGATGGTGCCTACAATGCTCTTCAATTCTTTCCTGGTCGATTCGATGAGCGCGTTTTCAAG GCCTTGGATCATGTCATTTATGAGGCTGGAAGGCAAAAAATCAGGCTGCTACTTTCATTAGTGAATAATTTGAATGCTTATGGAGGAAAGTCTCAATATGTCAAGTGGGCGTGGGAAGAAGGTGTTGGTTTGAGCTCCTCAAACGACTCTTTCTTCTTCGACCCATCAATCCGTCATTATTTCAAGAGCTACATCAAG GCTTTGTTAACAAGAAGGAACACCATTACCGGAATAGAGTACAGAAATGACCCTACAATCTTTGCGTGGGAGTTGATGAACGAACCTCGTTGCATATCTGATCCATCAGGAGATAGTCTTCAG GACTGGATAGAAGAGATGTCGATGTTTGTGAAATCAATTGACAATAACCATTTGCTGACAGTGGGGCTCGAAGGATTCTATGGACCCAAAAGTCAGAAAGGGCCTATAATAAATCCAGGGCCATGGGCTGCTGAACTTGGATCTGATTTCATCCGCAATTCAAAACTCTCAACCATAGATTTCACATCTGTACATATCTACCCTGATCAATG GTTTCATTTTAAGCtagaatttgaagaaaaactcaAATACGTCTCAAAATGGATGATTTCACACATCGAAGATGGCGATAAGGAGCTAAAGAAGCCTGTGATGTTTACTGAATTCGGATTGTCAAACCTGAATAAGAACTTTAGGCATCCGGACCGAGAGAGGTTCTACAAGACAGTGCTGGACATTGTGTATAAATCTGCCTTGGAAAAAAAATCAGGAGCTGGAGCTTTTGCTTGGCAATTCTTGGTTGCAGGAATGAAAGAGTATAATGATGATTTTGGTTTTGTACCTGCAGAGACTCCATATGCTAGTCGGTTGATGACTGAACATTCATGTAGATTGGCATCAATACAAGGAATTCTATCTTCACAGAAAGACAACTTGAAAAATGTTTGTTCAGTCAGACAGTAA